The proteins below come from a single Eucalyptus grandis isolate ANBG69807.140 chromosome 3, ASM1654582v1, whole genome shotgun sequence genomic window:
- the LOC104436443 gene encoding ankyrin repeat-containing protein At5g02620: MEMESQKLMEAVQNGDVSAAVDLLDQDPLLLDRIIVLGVSDTPLHAASVLGHADLVRELLRRAPRLASEQDSRGNSPLHLAAGKGHGEIVGELLSADPAAASARNLDGRAPIHVAAIKGRVDAVGRMVGAVGAGAAREVTDRGETALHLAVANGKTEVVRAVVGAVGGSDRAELVNWKDCDGNSVLHIAVAKKQIETIKFLLAIPGVNINLINKIGSTPLDVLKQSPRDLQDMEIEDSLLNEGALRSKSIYPFDRDSEQIQLPQLSREAPTSPLLVSEKSPSKNKLPARKRANEISQHRSSLMVVASLIATVAFQAAITPPGGVWQSDYTVDENGNPVKEPHNAGTSIMAHNQRKEYGLFFIFNTLAFLSSLSIILLLVSGLPIKRRRWMWVQMVTMWIAMTAQVITYFIALRHMTLDKSESDVLPVLKDVTEVAVLAWFCLMGVVFVGNLGRVCLYYLRKKGYIKKKKKRAEEARALPADADEEEGL, from the exons atggagATGGAGAGCCAGAAGCTCATGGAGGCGGTCCAGAACGGCGACGTCTCGGCCGCCGTGGACCTCCTCGACCAAGACCCTCTCCTCCTCGACAGGATCATCGTCCTCGGCGTCTCCGACACGCCCCTCCACGCGGCCTCCGTGCTCGGCCACGCCGACCTCGTCCGGGAGCTGCTGCGCCGCGCCCCCCGGCTCGCCTCCGAGCAGGACTCCCGGGGCAACTCGCCGCTCCACCTGGCCGCCGGCAAGGGCCACGGCGAGATCGTGGGCGAGCTCCTGTCGGCCGAcccggcggcggcgtcggcgcgGAACCTCGACGGGCGGGCGCCGATCCACGTGGCGGCGATCAAGGGCCGGGTCGACGCGGTGGGACGGATGGTCGGGGCCGTCGGGGCCGGGGCGGCTCGCGAGGTGACCGACCGGGGCGAGACGGCGCTGCACTTGGCGGTGGCGAACGGGAAGACGGAGGTGGTGAGGGCGGTGGTCGGGGCGGTGGGCGGAAGTGACAGGGCGGAGCTGGTGAATTGGAAGGACTGCGACGGGAATAGCGTCTTGCACATCGCCGTCGCCAAGAAGCAAATTGAG ACCATTAAATTCTTGCTTGCCATCCCGGGAGTGAACATAAACCTGATCAACAAGATTGGCTCAACCCCACTAGATGTGCTTAAGCAGTCTCCAAGAGACCTCCAGGACATGGAAATCGAAGACTCTCTTCTAAATGAGGGAGCTTTGAGATCCAAGTCGATCTACCCATTTGACCGTGACTCAGAACAGATACAGCTTCCTCAGCTTTCGCGCGAAGCGCCAACCTCTCCATTACTCGTCTCAGAAAAAAGCCCTTCGAAGAATAAACTGCCGGCAAGGAAAAGGGCAAATGAGATCAGCCAACATAGATCCTCCCTTATGGTGGTTGCGTCGCTGATTGCCACTGTGGCCTTCCAGGCTGCCATCACCCCTCCAGGCGGTGTGTGGCAGAGTGATTACACTGTCGACGAGAATGGCAACCCCGTGAAGGAGCCTCATAATGCAG GGACTTCTATAATGGCCCACAACCAAAGAAAAGAGTACGggctcttcttcatcttcaacacctTGGCCTTCCTCTCGTCCCTGAGCATCATCCTCCTGCTGGTGAGCGGGCTCCCCATAAAGCGGCGCCGCTGGATGTGGGTGCAAATGGTGACCATGTGGATCGCCATGACTGCGCAGGTGATCACCTACTTCATCGCGCTGAGGCACATGACACTGGACAAAAGCGAATCCGATGTTCTCCCGGTGCTGAAGGACGTGACTGAGGTTGCAGTGCTTGCCTGGTTCTGCCTTATGGGGGTGGTGTTCGTAGGGAACCTTGGGAGGGTGTGCCTGTATTACCTGAGGAAGAAGGGTTatatcaagaagaagaagaagagagcggAGGAGGCAAGGGCTTTACCGGCCGATGCGGATGAAGAGGAAGGGCTGTGA